Within the Leptogranulimonas caecicola genome, the region TTCAGCGAAGTGCCTATTTCTGCCATGGCCTTTGAAACCACTTCTGAATCCGTACCCTCGGCGCAAGGCTATAGAACCACTGCTAACGCTTATCTTCCCAGCGGGGCTCAAACAGTCTGCTGGCTCAGTAGCGATGAGCCTCTAAATGCAGGATACCTTCTCAAGGGTGTTGGTAGGTTTAGCGCGCCTCAGGATGAGTTTGCGGCGTTTTGCAAGGCCAGAGGGCTGGCAGGCACAGTCAAATTGGTAGCCATTGGTAGTAGTGGGGCAGCCTCAGGGCTTCAAGCCGCACTTTTAAGGTGGCGCGCTCAGCAGTTGCAAGCCTTCGACGATCAAGCAAGCGACGAGCATGCGCTGCTTGCGGCTATGGTGACAGGATCTCGGTCTGCCGCACAGCAGCGAGGCATCATGGATTTATGTTCCCAGGTGGGCATCTCTCATTTGGTGGCAGTATCAGGAGCTCATTTGGCTATCCTGGCAGCTCTTATGGCCGCCGCTATCCAAAAACTGCCGCTTGGCCATAAAACCTCTTTGGCCATTCAGGGGCTGATGGGCCTGGTTTATGTATGCTATTGCGGCTCTCCACCTTCTGCTCTGCGAGCTTGGTCCATGTCTCAGCTTTCTTTGGGAGCCAGGTGGCGAGGAAGAAAAGCATCGTCTTTGAATGCTCTCGGTTGCGTAGGCTGCATCTATTGCCTAATCAATCCTGCCGTCACAGGAGAGCTGGGCTTTGTGCTTTCTGTTTTGAGTGTCGGGGCGATGGTGCTTTTTGGCCCTTGGCTAAGAGCTGCGACAAAACAAGTGCTGCCTCGGCGGCTAAAGGCCCCAGTTCATTCCCGGCATCTACGCGTGCTTGCCCAACAGGTGGGACAAGCTTCCCAAGCGGGATTTTTATGCTTTTGTGCCACTTCGCTATTGGTGGCAGCTACCTTCTCGAGAATTTCGCTCCTAGGGCCTTTAGTATCGGCGCTTCTGGCACCTTTATTTAGTCCTCTCATGATGATGGGGCTCGCCTCTTTGGCTACATCTTCGATACCGCTAGTTGGTGTTCTTACCAATCAAGCGGCCTCTGGGTTGGCGGGCCTCTTTTTGGGCGGCGCAAGGCTGGCGGCCATGATACCTGGAACAAGCTTTTCTATTGAGCTGGAAGAGTCGGTCGCATTCTTAGGAATGGCGCTAATGACAGTAGTGTTTTTAGTGGCGTGGCCCAAGCCATCATCACGCGCTCTTAAGGCGGCGCTAGGCGGAATATGCTGCATTTTGATAGCAATGGCACTTAGCCCTATGACCATTCCGGCTCAGCTTGGCGTGCTCGATGTGGGACAGGGAGATGCCATCTTGGTGCGAGAGGGTTCCCAGGCCATCCTTGTGGATTGCGGGCCTGATGACTCTGTTGCCCAGGCCTTACAGCGCCAAAACGTGCGCTCGTTGGATGCGGTCATTTTGACCCATCAGCATGATGATCATTATGGGGGTCTTAAGGCGCTTGCATCTTATGTGCGACCAAAAAAGATCTTTGTCGCCAGGGGAGTGGCTTCTTCGCTGAGCCCAGAAGTATCCTCTCTAATAGATCAGATAGGCTGTCCTGTAGAAGAGGTTTCCTTTGGCGATCGGCTCGAAGTGGGCTCTTGGACCTTGGAGGTGCTCTGGCCTCAAGAGCAAGTGGACGGCTCGGAGAATGAGCATTCCCTATGTCTCAAAGCCACCTGTAAGCTGGGACTTGTGGCTCTGCTTACTGGAGATGCAGAGCAAGGAGAACTAGCTCATATCGCACGCGAGGTAGGGCAGATAGACTTACTCAAAGTGGGACATCATGGATCTGCGGTGTCGATTTCACCTGAGGAAGCTCATATTTTGCAGCCTGTGCTTGCAGTGGCTTCTGCGGGAGCCCACAACCGCTATGGGCATCCCTCTGAGGAATGTCAGCAGGTACTGGCTGAGGCTCATAGTGGGTTTTTGTGCACAAAGGATGTGGGGGACATCGTGGTACAAGGCCAGAAGACAGAGGAAGGCAATCTTTCCGTGCACTGTGAGCATGCCGGGATTCTCAAGGGGCCCTCTGGGCGAGAAACATTGGATGCGGTAGCCTAACTAAAGTGAGAAAGCGGGAAATCTAGGCTTGAGAGAGAAGGACCGCGAGGTGAATCCAGTATATGCTGCCATTGGGGGCAACAAACCCAAGCGTGATCGAGCGGTGGCAAAGCTCAAAAGCCATGTGGATCCAGCTTTTGAGAGCTTCAACCTGGCTGAGTTCCCAGAGGGATCCTCGCTAGAAGCTGCAGATCTTATGTCCTCTTTAGAGCAGCTGCCTTTTGGTGCAGAGCAACGTATCGTGATTGTGCATGAGGCCGACAAGCTTCCCAAAGAGACCTCAGATGCCATTGTGGGCTATCTCAAAGACCCTAATTTGGCGTGCGTGCTGCTTTTAGAGGCAGATAAACTCGCCAAAAACACCAGGCTCTACAAAGCCGTGGCTTCCAGCAGCCCTCAGGCAATCATTGCGTGCGAATCTCTTAAGGCCTACGAGATTCCGGGCTATATCCGTCAAGAAGGCTCTCGCCTGGGTCTTACTGTGCTTCCGGACGCAGCCGATGAAATGGCCTCTCGTCTAGGGGAGACCTTAGAGCTTATCGACACTACTTTGGAGTCCATCGTGCGGGCCCATGGTCCGCGCACGTTGGTGGACAAAGCCTTGGTCAAAGCAGAAGTGCCCCGAGTAGTGGAACCTAAACCCTGGGACTTTTGCGATGCGGTCTGCAGGAGAAATCTCAGAGAGGCCCTGGAGATTTATGGCCGGTTCGACGATAACACCGAGGTGCTCCTTCATAAAATGCTGGTGGACAGGCTGCGGGAGCTTCTGGTGATGAAGTCGCTGGTATCTCAGGGAAAGCCAGGGGATTTCAAGCGCCATTTTGCCAATAAGGCGTGGATGGCCAACAAGCTCACTGGATGGAGCAGGAACTTCTCGGCAGCGGAACTCCGGCAGGCTCTTGCAGCCGCCATACCCTGCGAGCAGGCCATCAAAGGATCAAAGGATGCCAAGACTGCCATGATCGCCTGGTGCGCCTCCATTTGTGCAAAAAATCCGAGCTGACGTAATTGTTAGGTTGCAGAAAGGCAGATTGGGGGGCTATCGCTTAAGGGTTTGGGTACACTTCCTGACAGGAAAACAGGCATCAGGAGGTATCAGTGAAGCTCAAGTTCTTGGAGGACAAAATACATGCTGCGGACCCATCCGCGCCCGTGGGGACCTCCAACAATCCTAGCTTTCAGATCTTAACTGTTGCCAACTGCATCACTGTTGCAAGAATCGTTCTTACGGTCGTCTTCTTGGTGCTCTTCGTCCAGCATTTCAACAGACTTGTCTGCCTGATCATCTATGCCGTCGCAGCTCTTACAGACTTCGTGGATGGCCAGGTGGCTCGACGCACCCAAACGGTGAGTTGGTTTGGCAAGCTACTGGATCCTGCGGTAGATCGCTTCCTTATATTCACCGGCGTCATCGGCCTCTGTGTAGTGGGCGACCTCCCGCTCTGGATCCCTGTGGCTCTCATCGGCCGCGATGTGGTGCTGGCCTGTGACATGGCTCGCCTGCAGCACTACCGCAAACGTCCTGTAGACGTGCTTTTTATTGGCAAGGTGGCCACTGCGGTTTTGCTTGCAGGATTCAGCTGGTTGCTTTTGGACATGCCCATTGTGAATGGCTTTCACTTGATCGATGTGAGCTGGCTTCCATTGCTCAATTCTCAGCCTGGTTGTCCTGCGCTTTTGGTCATCTATGCAGGTGTTATCATATCTCTTACTACTGGTATACTTTATATACTTGAAGGCTTTCAGATTCGCGACGAGTTCATCGAAGAGGGCGGTGAGAAGTGACATTCTCTTCTGTCAGCACGTTTGCTCCTAGAACTGCCGAGAAACCCTTGCATCCCATCCTGCAGCCTTCACGCCCTCGAACTCACCTTTTCCCCTTTCGCTTTGTCGCCTGCCTGCTGCTTGCAGCCATTTATTTTGCTCTCCTAGGTCCTACTGCTGCGTGGGCGATCTCTAGCCAGCCCACCATTAGCGAGGCGCAAGCCTGGTGCATTACCGATGAGACTGGTGCCCTCTTGGCCTCATCCTCTGAAGACGAACTGTTTGCGCCGGCATCTATCACCAAAGTCCTTACTGCCTGCGTGGCGCTGGACAAAGGTGTGGCTCCAGACACGGTGATCACCATTCCTCAAATGCCCGAGGAGGGATGGGAGGCGGCCCAAAGAGCCGGTTATACACCGGGGACCACGGCAACTTTTAAAGATCTTTTGGCGGTGATGCTGGTCTACTCGGCCAATGATGCTGCCTATGCCATCGCCGAGTACGTGGGTGGAAGCCAGGCTGGATTTGCTCAAATGATGAATGAAAAGG harbors:
- a CDS encoding DNA internalization-related competence protein ComEC/Rec2, which encodes MAFETTSESVPSAQGYRTTANAYLPSGAQTVCWLSSDEPLNAGYLLKGVGRFSAPQDEFAAFCKARGLAGTVKLVAIGSSGAASGLQAALLRWRAQQLQAFDDQASDEHALLAAMVTGSRSAAQQRGIMDLCSQVGISHLVAVSGAHLAILAALMAAAIQKLPLGHKTSLAIQGLMGLVYVCYCGSPPSALRAWSMSQLSLGARWRGRKASSLNALGCVGCIYCLINPAVTGELGFVLSVLSVGAMVLFGPWLRAATKQVLPRRLKAPVHSRHLRVLAQQVGQASQAGFLCFCATSLLVAATFSRISLLGPLVSALLAPLFSPLMMMGLASLATSSIPLVGVLTNQAASGLAGLFLGGARLAAMIPGTSFSIELEESVAFLGMALMTVVFLVAWPKPSSRALKAALGGICCILIAMALSPMTIPAQLGVLDVGQGDAILVREGSQAILVDCGPDDSVAQALQRQNVRSLDAVILTHQHDDHYGGLKALASYVRPKKIFVARGVASSLSPEVSSLIDQIGCPVEEVSFGDRLEVGSWTLEVLWPQEQVDGSENEHSLCLKATCKLGLVALLTGDAEQGELAHIAREVGQIDLLKVGHHGSAVSISPEEAHILQPVLAVASAGAHNRYGHPSEECQQVLAEAHSGFLCTKDVGDIVVQGQKTEEGNLSVHCEHAGILKGPSGRETLDAVA
- the holA gene encoding DNA polymerase III subunit delta, with product MNPVYAAIGGNKPKRDRAVAKLKSHVDPAFESFNLAEFPEGSSLEAADLMSSLEQLPFGAEQRIVIVHEADKLPKETSDAIVGYLKDPNLACVLLLEADKLAKNTRLYKAVASSSPQAIIACESLKAYEIPGYIRQEGSRLGLTVLPDAADEMASRLGETLELIDTTLESIVRAHGPRTLVDKALVKAEVPRVVEPKPWDFCDAVCRRNLREALEIYGRFDDNTEVLLHKMLVDRLRELLVMKSLVSQGKPGDFKRHFANKAWMANKLTGWSRNFSAAELRQALAAAIPCEQAIKGSKDAKTAMIAWCASICAKNPS
- a CDS encoding CDP-alcohol phosphatidyltransferase family protein, with translation MKLKFLEDKIHAADPSAPVGTSNNPSFQILTVANCITVARIVLTVVFLVLFVQHFNRLVCLIIYAVAALTDFVDGQVARRTQTVSWFGKLLDPAVDRFLIFTGVIGLCVVGDLPLWIPVALIGRDVVLACDMARLQHYRKRPVDVLFIGKVATAVLLAGFSWLLLDMPIVNGFHLIDVSWLPLLNSQPGCPALLVIYAGVIISLTTGILYILEGFQIRDEFIEEGGEK